AGGGATTTCTCATGTAGATGTGGAATTAAATAACAATAGAGCAATAGTAGAAGGCGAATCAATTTCAGATGAAATTATAAAGGAAAAAATAGAAGAAGCAGGATATAATGTAATAGAAATAAAGTAGAAAATTGGTGATATTATGAATGAAGGAAAGCAAAAAGCTTACCAAAAGTTAAAAACTGTAAGAGGACAGATAGATGGTATAATCAAAATGATAGAAGAAGATAGATATTGTGTAGATATATCTACACAAATACTGTCAGCCATAGGATTACTTAAAAAAGCCAATATAGATGTATTAAATTCTCATATTAGATCCTGTGTAAAAGATGCAATATTAGAAGGAGAGGAAGAAGGAGAAGAAAAAATAGAAGAGATAATAAAAATAATAGATAAATATATAAAATAACATTTAATAACTACTTTTTAATTGTACAATTAAAAAGTAGTTATTATTTTATGTAAGGTAGAATAAGTTTAACAAGATCTGTTATTAAACTTATTTCCTCCTTAGAGCAACGCTTTAATATGGAAAATAATTCTTTTAGTTCATCATCATTTTCATTAAGTTTATATTGATCAAAAGATTCCGAAACAACATATTTATTATCTATTTCACAAGAATTATCTAATAAATAATCAATAGATACATGAAGTATTTTAGAAATATTTACTAGTGTTTCTACACTCATTTTTCTTTCTCCTCTTTCAATTTGACCTATATAATAAGGTGAAAGATCAAGAAGCTCTGCAAGTTTTTCTCTTGTTAAATTTAAATTTTCACGTTCTAACCGGATTTTTGCACCTATATTTTTAAAATCTAAATTAGATAAGTTTTCATTTATCATTATGTCACTCTCCTTATACTAACTGTATTATTAAAATGCCAATGATTGAATTGGCTATAAGCATAAAAAAATAGTTGCCAATTCATACAAAATATATTATCCTATTAATATGATTAACTAGCAGAATAAATTATTTATTAAACAGGGAGGAAGATAAGTGAGAGACGAAATAGATAATTTAAGGATAATTTTAGAAAAAGAAATAAGTTCCAGTAATGTAAATTACAATAAAGTTTTGGAAATAAGTAAAGCATTGGATGAAATTATAGTGAAATATTATGATGAAAAAGAGAAGAGTAATATAAAGATTAAAAATTCTATAAATAAAGGCTAGTAAAATTTACTAGCTTTTATTTTTTAATTAAATTATTAATAAATATTATCTTTAATGTTGATTTTTACTAGGAAAATGGGTATAATAATAATGAAGGTCAAAGATAGTCAAACATTTTTGATTTTCTTTTATCGTAAGGGGTGATGAAACCTATGGAGTATAAAGATTATTATAAAATATTGGGAGTAGATAAAAATGCCAGTACTGATGAAATAAAAAAAGCTTATAGAAAGTTGGCTAAAAAATACCATCCCGATTTAAATCCAGGTGATAAAGAAGCAGAGCAAAAATT
This portion of the Keratinibaculum paraultunense genome encodes:
- a CDS encoding heavy-metal-associated domain-containing protein, whose amino-acid sequence is MKKLIFIEGMSCNHCVTAVKNALSEIEGISHVDVELNNNRAIVEGESISDEIIKEKIEEAGYNVIEIK
- a CDS encoding metal-sensing transcriptional repressor yields the protein MNEGKQKAYQKLKTVRGQIDGIIKMIEEDRYCVDISTQILSAIGLLKKANIDVLNSHIRSCVKDAILEGEEEGEEKIEEIIKIIDKYIK
- a CDS encoding helix-turn-helix domain-containing protein; translated protein: MINENLSNLDFKNIGAKIRLERENLNLTREKLAELLDLSPYYIGQIERGERKMSVETLVNISKILHVSIDYLLDNSCEIDNKYVVSESFDQYKLNENDDELKELFSILKRCSKEEISLITDLVKLILPYIK
- a CDS encoding aspartyl-phosphate phosphatase Spo0E family protein, whose protein sequence is MRDEIDNLRIILEKEISSSNVNYNKVLEISKALDEIIVKYYDEKEKSNIKIKNSINKG